The genomic DNA GAAACTTGTGAAATTAATAGAAactataaatgtataaaatcagTAGAACGGTTGACATTTTACAggaacgtatttttttttaacctatTTGCACATTCTACAGTCTGTTTAAAGTTTGTTGGTATTGCTCTTAAGATGGCATCATCGCTTTAAAAAAGTAGTCTCATTTACTTTTTGCATAACACTCAATTTGAAACGATGACGAGATAGAAAAcgtttacaatttctttttattatacaagTTTTCCTTCGTTTTACTGTTAATCGAGATGGTTTGCATTAATCAGTGTTTTTCTAGCAATTAGTATGATaacatttcttttaaatataaaaaccaAAATATCTTATTTTGGCGTTATCGATATTCGATAATATAACGGTCCagtataaataaaatgttatgaCCAGCCAGGCTTACTATACGTACGTgttcataaataaatgtatGCTTTTCGAAATTAAAGTACCAACACGTACGTACATAAgtgtttaatattaaaatttgcaagTTATTAACTTTTAAcatttttctctttgttttaattttcagtAGATCGatgcttttaataaaatgaaacgagCGATGTCTTCATTGGCGCGTTTTTTCATCCGATGGAAAGTAAAACAAATCACGGCATTGCTTTCAGTTCAGGGAACATGTTATTGTTCCGATTAAGGATTTCAGGACAAACCGCTCTCACACATTCGTTTGAATTTCCTTTCATGCTCGTCTGTTTCCCTCTTTTTATATCGGATAAGAAATTATTTCGCTGGAAGCATTTTAAACGGTAAAACTACGACCCGTAGAAACGCGGGAAACTGTTGTTTTTTACCGTTTCTTtgttaaacaaaatttatacatacTGGATTTTTcatatgttaaaaaaaataataattcttgggTGTGcgattataaattaattcgcgttctcgagatatatttttTAGCGCAAGATTAAAAAAGAGGTGTTATGAGCTACgtaattgcttttttttttgtaaactgACCGATAACATTATCATGGTTATTAAcatcaaatttaatttcatgtaCAAACTGTTACAGAAATGAACAATTATTCGTTACAACGTGTCTATAAATTaacttaaaataattgaaataataatttgcatATAAGTTGCGCTTAATGTGAAATGAACATAGCGAAGAAACTTTATTACTTTCTCTTCTAATTGAATTCTGTGTTTATCTGCAGCGTGCATTTCGAAAATTTCtacttgtatttattatttaattttgaatttatttgtaACAAGTTACGGTAACTTCGATCATTCAAATAAACCGCGTTTTTATTAATAGCCGCGCGTAATTTTCGGCAACAGTTCAAATCCACCAAAGCGCGGGAAGatattcaaatttgaaatagtATTCAAGAAGGCGCAGTGTTAAAGTTGTACGCTTAATATTATCATTCCgcttattattactattttgTTTTACAGGAGATGTCGATGGCTGGGTACTAAAGGAATCAGGAGCTGACTGGAGAAGAATCTAGTCGCGCTCGTTCGAATCACTGTTGAGTAAAGCCAGCAAACACACTCGAGGATCATGAAAATGGTGCTGTCTCAACGTCAGAGGGAGGAGTTGTAAGTTTCAAATTTGTTACATTTCAAAAATTCTAGATACTTTCACCGACCATGCCCTCACTGACCGTACACAATTAGAAAGAAATAAACATCTAATTCTTatcaaagtttttattttagaaCCATACTGctcttttcataatttttctttttaaaatacacgaGGATTGAAAGTGGAGGTGTAGTGCAACATCTTGGAAAAGATTCCTTGTAGTGGGAGAACATCTTGAAAAACGTGTATCTCATCCCTACTACGCTTAGGTCAGCGTAATTGCGCAACTATTATTTAGTTTCTTATCGAAATTGTCTGCTTCGACGTATTAATTATATACCCAGAAAGTTGAATGTAAAATGAATTTATCGTTACATGCAAATAGTATTATCACATGGAATCTTGATACGATCATTGATAAATATAAAGCCTGATCAGTTCTGAAATTCGAAAGCACATTATTCAACTGTTTAGTTGTTTGAAAGATCACAGGTTAAAAGAGCGATTCTAGAAGAGTCGAGGAAGTGAAGTTGACGAACAATTAGCTATATTGGTAACACCTGCGGAAGAGTAGCAGCACACTGCGTGAAATTTTGATGGGACGATTATAGCCAGAGCATGTATCGTAACGTGCGATGAATATTAATAAGAAAACAGTAACCTGCGGATTACAATAATCGCACGAGGAGAGTGGGGCGTTAGAGAGAGAAGTATCCAATATTTTCTTTGATTCATCCAAGTCGGTGAATCAGTTGGAAACAATGATAACTAATTCGTGGAAACTTGGGCAAATATTTTGAGTGAAAATCAGCAGTTTCTCCTTGATTTACTTGTTCGTGGAAACGCTTAATGGTGATGGAAATAAACAATAGAAAGGAATTTCTTAAATGGACGAACTATTTTAAGAATTTAGGCAACAGACACGAGCcggaaagtaaaagaaaatatttggaaTCACCATGAAATTATCTGGTAGAACAGGAAAGGACCAAGGGATTGCAACGCAACGAAATTTTTATTCAGTAAGGTCGCATTAATCTCAGTCGAATACTCGAGAACAAAAGACGGTATTGCGTACTAGCCAACTTTCCTTTTCCTTGATTCCTAAGCGATAGAGTTTAGGGATAGAATTAAGAATGTGATAAAATAATCGATATCAGAGGAAATCCTGTGCAACTTGAAGTTCATTATATATTCATTGGCGTTCAAGAAATAACTCTGATAACGAGGTTAATAGAACAGCAGTGTTTATAACATTAGAAAGCCAATAAACTAAGGTAACAATTTAAGGAAACCATGCAATGAAATTTAAAGGTCACTATTGTAAAGGACATGTGATATTGTGTCACTGAAAGACCGGTTAATGCCTCGACTATTATGAGGGTCAGTGGCGTGCCAGATTTTGTATATCCAAATGCATTCTGAGGTCATTTGAATGCAGACGTACGATTTTACACATGTCACGCTATTAATACAATGGTAAAAGCGTTCTTTATAATATTACTGAATATTGCAATCATCGACGACCCTCGTGGCAATTGAACCGTTTATCCGAGCTCCGAAGGGGATCAATAAGTCAGCATAACGAAAAATGCGTGCTGCGTATCTGTGATTCTCCGGCTGAGGGTTGGTCGGGAGAAGGCACGTAACAACCCCCGTAGCGGGTATTAATACCAAAACGGGACATTATCGATTCCTGTGTCGATCGATGCTGACTAATTCTGGGTGACGTCAAATCACTCGTGGATCGACGCGTGTCGCGCGGGGACCAGCCGCAGGATAGGGCGTCTGTTGAGCACGCGCGAATAGCGGGATCGATAACGCGTCGAACGGGCGGACGAACGAGGAAGAAACGGGGAAACAGGGAAATGCAGACACCAGACACTGTAGGGAGGAGAGGAGCCGGTCAAACTTGCTATGCTCCTCGTTTCATACTTCAGCCTCGGGTCGAAGAATTTTCACCTGAAACTTCTTTAACAAACTTAAAGATGTCGaggttttttaattaaacagtcGATAGGATTTTGAGCTTCTAGTCTCTTCTTGTGTTTCTGAAATAAGTAGGACAGCCTCCAGGCTCAGAAGGCAATAGGAAGTTGGAATTTTATAGCTGATTGTTCTGGCTTCTCTCAGGAAATAGAGGTCATAAGTACAAACTGTTTTGGTACTTTCAAGTAATTATTCAAATGAGAATCATCTCTCTTTTTGTTTTATCCTTTGTAGCATATTTCGATTAAATCCTCTAAGCATCTTTACTGAACTTTCAGGTACTAAACGTGTTTAGAAGACAAAGAGATGAACGAAGGAAAGTAAAGGGTTTCATTGATCATTACAGGTGGCCTCTTGTGGCATCTGTTCCTCTTACCAGGCTTCTTTTTTCAAGCTATCTAAAGTGAAACTCGATCCACGTTAAAACGTTCATTGATCTACCTTGATCCCTTATTTGTGTTTGCATTTTGTAATTGAAAACCGATCGGGCATCGCAGTAAAGAAATTTAGAACACAAAACAGAAATGCAGTGGATTCAAACTAAAAATTATGCAAGTGGTGGAGCGTGTCAGGAAAAGAGATTTTAGGTTTCATAACGAGAGAATAAAAAGCAAGAAAGCTGACAGAAGAAGGCTGTTAACTGTTAAAGAGTGTGCACGAAAGTTGAGGAGAATTGCTGGCTGCAATGAGACCTTGGAATCGATAGAGCTCCTCCCTTGCATTTGCCAACGTTTCACCCATTCTGTTTCGTTAATGATGTAAGAAAGTGGAAAAATAATAGGGAGAAGGGTGAAAGTGGTATGCAACGCGATCGATACGGAACTACCATGTATAAAGGGTTTCGAATGTTTGAAGGGATGGATCAGGGAATTGCGTTTAGTGTTTCAAAAAAATGAGTCGTTTCGTTTCATAGAGAAAGGGAAGGTACTGCAATATAATACCTTAAATAGTGGAGTCCTGGTGTACCTTATATGGTCaaataacatatacatatataactcCACCCCTTTAACTTATAATCGTAAAtgcattaaatataaaaatagtttacaaacatatttttcatttcatgctATATCATCTGAAAAACACAgttatttttttctatcttatcCAAAGAAAGAGTACCAGGTTCGTTGAAGTGGAAAACTTTCGTTGATCGAAACCAAGAATCACTTTCTAAAAGCTGTGCATCTGGTTATATATTATTGCAATTAGAATTGCAATTAACACTTGCCAGCAGTTTCATTCCAGTGAAATTAATTCGCATTATCTTGCGTGGTAATACGTTCCCCGTTAAACGTTAATGACCAATTAATGATACAAACAGTGTCGATTATCTGTTGAAACTTATTCCTTGAATGTGATAATTGTACACGTGATCATTACAGACTTCAAACGTGAGTAGAGAACAATGCTTTGCTCCTCTACGTCATTTTCCTTCGGAAAGTCCACCATGGGTACTGTATTTATCAATGAATTTACCAGCAACTTTGCTAgttaaaaattcatcaaatgTTCAATAAGAAGGAATAATGAAAAGAATCTATTCGTAATCTCTACAGATTCTAATCATCGAGAGACACGAGCAGATTTTATCCAAGAATTCAATAAAAGAAAGCACGATAATGCTTTTCTATGCAAATCTGATTCGTTCGAAAGGAACTGTACATTTTTCCAAGATTAATTAACTCGCAACAGTCCTGAAGGAAATTCTATCGATAACTGGGAGCGTAAGAGCGTGTTTCTGATGGCGATGGGAAACCTTATATCTAGTGTACGTGATACCTGCTGACAGGTGTGCTAAGgtaaatggaaaaagaagatgCGAGCGAAGATGGAAAGGGGATCATCTTCGCGTAAGAGACGATCAACCGTAGCGATTCTCGAGCGTTGAAATTCGCGCAAGGAATGAAATAACGAGGACGTTGCGCTGCATAGCAATTTTGGACCCCCGAAAAATATCCGGGCCAGGAATTGGATCAGGATATCGCCCGAGGATTCGTGCTGGTCTTTCGAAACTTTCTCCACGGAAGATTAATATCGATGGGGCCAAACTGAAAACCGCTTGAATAATTAGCGAAACGTGCAGGCTGGTATCGGGAACGTCGAGCTAAGTGCTTTTTCGACGTGGATCCGATTTATTCTGTTTTGCGTGTCCCGTTCGGTTCGAGTGAAAGGTTCTCGAATCGGCGAAGGAGGAATCGATCGGGCTTTCCGGCTTCGTTCCCTTTGTTTGCCGGCATTTGAACGAAACACGCGCTGATAATTCGCCTACGTACCTTACTATCATGTGGAAGCAGGTGAACAGGGACGAACGACCGACTTCAGGCCTTTCACCCCGGCATAATTCTGCCCGACTTTCAATCTCTTTTCCCACGTATTCAACCTGCAGCCTCAGGTATACCTGCGCCTCTACCCGTGGATACTTTTGCCAAATGTCATTCTTCGATCGTTTAACTTCGTATTTGTTCAGATGTTTGGAAATACCATTTGCATTATTCTTACATTAGATGTAACGTATTAATGAGTTTCACAAATTTATAAAAACAAGGATCACCTAAGCTTTAACAAAACTTTTCACGTGCCTTTTATTTTGGTGACGCAGACGTTGATGCCATCAAGCTCCAAGGTGGTGGACAGAACATTTTTCAAGTTTTGTTAAAAGGATCGGGTTAGCTGATccttgtttttatatttataagttTGTAAACCTCAACATGTATACACATGTTCTCATAATGACACTGGGCGTGCCCCGGCACCTTTCTGATCCACTGTCTATGCATAGGAAACGTGTTAAGTGTTTTGTAGAACATTGTCTCGAAGAAAGAGAAGGGAGAAGGAAGCGCAAAGATATTCACGAGTTGTTTCACACATTGCTGCGATgaagaaagtttgaaaaacGAGGCTGGCAAAGAATGACCCATGGCTCTTCGACGTTTTGTAATTGATTTAACGATAGAGTGAGATACATTTAGAAACTCGTATATCACTGGAGAAGAATCTGACTAGACCAGTGAtcatttgaaatttggaataatTAGGTGTGAGATATACACGGTGTTAAAAAATTACCTGAAGAGCTCTACAtcttgaaaaattgtaaaaagtggaaaaagaaGAGCTCTTCAGGTAATTTTTTAACGCCCTGTATATTTTGCTTTGTTGTGgcaattaaattttatgaaacGTAAAAGAATATTTGTAACAACACTTGAAATAATAGTTCTAGTTTACTACTGTCTTATCTATACGAAGCAAACGTATTTGTTAACGCAATGGTAACAAGGTGACGCAAAAAGGATGACTTTGAGTCGATTGCCTCAagacaattaaaagaaaaagctcGTTACGCATTATATCTGCTTATGAATTATTCTTGGCGTTCAAGAGAACCTTTCTATTGCGAGGTCATAGACAAACCGTGCAACCAGTTGTTAGCCATTGACCGTTTAGTTATGGTATTCTTTCAGAAATAAGGCGATCGCGGACTATCTCAGCACCAACGGCTATCAAGATGCACTCGAGGCGTTCAAGAAGGAAGCCGACATGCCCGGGGAAGTGGAAAGAAAATACGGAGGCCTTCTGGAGAAGAAATGGACTTCGGTAATACGCTTGCAAAAGAAGGTAAGAGGATTAGCGAATTTTCAGCTCTATATTAACGCGGACAAAAATATTACCTTGACACGCTGCCACGAAAGCTATACATAAATGCCTCGTGTGTTCAAAACGGATAAgaaaatctttgaatttttatcaaaactCCACAAGGTGTTTTAACTGAATGTTTAGAAGTATTCTAGTGGCATACTGACTAATATAATACCTCTGTTTACCATAtcaaaatatacagggtgttccagaactgaggtaggacccgtggagggatgattgctaaggtcattctaaacaacattttggcaaaggaaaaggaaatccctccacgggtcctaccccagttctgggacaccttATATGTACATCAGGCAAACGTTCATCATTACTGTAAGTGGAGAAGAAAATATGGTATAGTATAATTGCAGTGTTAACTTTTGTTGATATTTGTAGGTAATGGAATTGGAATCCAAACTCTCTGAGGCAGAGAAAGAATTCATAGAAGGAGCGCCAACCCGTAGCAAAAGATCACCATCCGAATGGATACCAAGGCCGCCTGAAAAATACAGCCTCACTGGACACAGAGCTCCCATAAACAGAGTTATTTTTCATCCTGTGTTTAGTCTTATAGTATCTGCCAGCGAAGATGCCACCATTAAGGTAAAGGGATCATCAACATCAAAGTTGAACATGGTCGTCGAAGAAGTAATTGGAGCTACATTATTATTCTTTCAACACCAGCTTATGGGAtcataaatatttatcgttAGAAGTATGATTTCATTATGAATACGTAAGAAGTATAAAAAGTGAAGAATATTAATCACTCTTTTCTGGGAAGAGTGAGACCTTTATCGTAGCTGCtgaatattgtatttatttttttttactctctGTCTAAAACTTTGATAGTCTACTTGACAcactggttttgaaaaaagtatCCAGTTACTTTCAACTTTCCCCGTTTGCGACTCTACCAGTTTTTATTAGTACTAGTTTTCTTATTGGCGATCGTGTCATCCAGGTATGGGACTTCGAAAGCGGCGAATTTGAAAGAACATTGAAAGGACACACTGACAGTGTACAGGACGTTTCATTCGACGTATCCGGTAAACTGTTAGTCTCATGCAGTGCAGACATGTCTATTAAGCTTTGGGACTTTCACCAGTCGTTCGCCTGCGTGAAAACCATGCACGGACATGATCACAGTGTCAGCTCTGTCGCATTTGTGCCACAAGGGGATTTCGTAGTGAGCGCATCTAGGGATAAAACCATCAAAATATGGGAAGTGGCGACAGGTTATTGTGTTAAGACATTAACAGGGCACAGAGAGTGGGTACGAATGGCCAGGGTAAGTCCCTGTGGTGAACTAATCGCTAGTTGCTCGAACGATCAAACGGTGCGAGTATGGCATGTAGCAACGAAAGAGACAAAGGTATAAATTCGCATGGTCCATTGTATTTGTAATTTCtagaaaattcattaaaatactttttcattTTAGGTGGAACTCAGAGACCATGATCACGTCGTAGAGTGTATCACATGGGCACCGGACAGCGCCAGAGCATCGATTAATGCTGCAGCAGGAGCAGATAACAAGGGTGCTCACGAAGGACCTTTCCTCGCATCTGGTTCGCGGGACAAGGTAATCCGTGTTTGGGATGTCGGTGCCGGCGTTTGTCTCTTTACCCTCCTAGGACACGATAATTGGGTACGCGGCATCGTCTTCCACCCCGGTGGCAAGTTTATCGTCAGTGCTTCTGACGATAAGACCCTGCGAGTCTGGGACACGCGCAATAAACGAGCAATGAAAACCCTCGAGGCGCATGTTCATTTTTGCACCTCTGTCGGTAAGTAGAATCTTTATATCTAcgctatttaattataattaacaaactcgaagatattttttcatttgaaattctaGATGAATCATCCTGTACACAGAATGGTTTCTATATTGTTAATTACTTCCCGTTACCGATTCGCATGTTAAAGCGGCTTTACTTTTATAGATTTTCACAAAAGCCATCCTTACGTGGTCACCGGTAGTGTCGATCAAACGGTGAAGATCTGGGAGTGCCGCTAGTCACCAAAACAACCGGGTTTCTTAGAACCTTCGTCGAGAAAGAGAGATTGTGAAAAGAAGGCGAACGATGCGCGTCGAATTCAATGGAAACGGCCGAGAGAGTAAGATGCTACAAAAATGTTATCGTACATActactattattaatattaatattattatacacaCATAAACACGTACGATTAAGagctctttaattaatttataataaagtataattagtaattattaataatacataTACGTTTTACGGTAACGAACTGCACGATTCGAGGAGAGTCGGTTGAGGTTTAGCTCTTTCTCGCGAGGAGGACACTTTGCCATAATATTTCGTCGgcggtttaaaaaaaaaaacaaaaaaaaaaataagaaacaagtATTCCGAGTATCTCAAAATTGTATCGCAAGAACACTTGCTTTTTTAGAAACATCCAAAACTAATGATCTCGCAGCGAAACGCACGTAACGTGAAAACGTATCGAAATAAACACTGTTGTGCGTCGTCCTCCTCCTCGAACCGCCGATGATGGTGACCAGAGAATTTCGGCTGTGCCGTATCTCCGGAATGTCACGGTCAATCGTTCTCGTTTGCTACGCTGACCTCTCTTTGAGCGTTCTTGACAATGTAAAATCGGCAAGTGACACCGATACGTATGACACAGACGCGCGCGTATCTGCTCTCGCATACACACATACGAGATATTCGGAGTCGTTAGCGTTT from Osmia lignaria lignaria isolate PbOS001 chromosome 15, iyOsmLign1, whole genome shotgun sequence includes the following:
- the Lis-1 gene encoding lisH and WD40 domain-containing Lis-1, which gives rise to MKMVLSQRQREELNKAIADYLSTNGYQDALEAFKKEADMPGEVERKYGGLLEKKWTSVIRLQKKVMELESKLSEAEKEFIEGAPTRSKRSPSEWIPRPPEKYSLTGHRAPINRVIFHPVFSLIVSASEDATIKVWDFESGEFERTLKGHTDSVQDVSFDVSGKLLVSCSADMSIKLWDFHQSFACVKTMHGHDHSVSSVAFVPQGDFVVSASRDKTIKIWEVATGYCVKTLTGHREWVRMARVSPCGELIASCSNDQTVRVWHVATKETKVELRDHDHVVECITWAPDSARASINAAAGADNKGAHEGPFLASGSRDKVIRVWDVGAGVCLFTLLGHDNWVRGIVFHPGGKFIVSASDDKTLRVWDTRNKRAMKTLEAHVHFCTSVDFHKSHPYVVTGSVDQTVKIWECR